The following nucleotide sequence is from Pagrus major chromosome 13, Pma_NU_1.0.
CTCGGTGGACCCGGCCGAAAGCGAGAGGAACACAGAGGAGGCAGGTCCACGTTGGGCACTAAACAGGGATGGAGAGAGcactgcagtcagtcagtgtttgtctgtTAAGCTGCTGTATCACCATAGAAAAACATACATAGTGACAACATTAAGCAGTACCCTTACACAACACTTGTATATATTGATAAACACTTAACTAATTAGAATGATATCCATGGATATAAAGAAAACTAAAGTAgatacaacacaataaaaacagacgTGCTCAGAAAAATAAGTAGTGTCTCATACATATCTTATCAACATGAGCGCAGTCTTTTTtgctgaccttaaaggacaacacaatttcacactgtttatatgtggcggaccctgccacctttctagcttcaagcagtgctctggggaccttattttcctctgagaacagcttgtttattcagttattgaaaaaataaatatttgagtttactgttattattcattattactAGAAGtaatattacctcattaatattgtaaatattaaaattctgagtttggatttcttctccaaaactacacagtgcccatTTAAGATCTGTTAAATCACATTATAATAAGAACAAACGGAAAGGGGGGAAAATACATATCTTGCTGGTGTACTTTGCCTTAAATCTACACTTGAGACCTTCATAGTGTACTTACCGATGTATCCTTTCCCAGGGGCCTCCACTGTCGGGTTTGTCAGCTCCTGCAAACGAACAAACACAAGAAATCAGTGAACATTTTTAAACCCGGTCCAGAATCTGCCGGCTGTGTTCCCGATCACTTACCGCTTTGATCCCACAGATGACTGTTGTGTTTCCAACCTTCACCAGGGCCGAGCCGTCTGCTGTGGATATGGACCCTGAACAGAGAGGATGACGTCATGTAGACCACAGAGGAGCATCATGATACATATAAAGTGTGGATCAGTGCCGTGTCTCACCTATGTTCAGGGTTGTGGTTCTGAACTCTGACAGCTCCCTTCCATCAGGGCGACAGTTTTCTTTCTGATGAGAGATGACATGATGATAAACAGGAGATCATTACTCATTACTTTCTCAACCATGAGGTGAATGTGGGCAATTAGTTGATGTTTGTCATCACTGACCAGGAAGCTCCTGTGGTACTCCAGAGGCTCAGCAGTCCTGGAGGAGAACAACAAGGAAGAGATGAGGAGTTACTGGTTTACAGTCTGAGACTAACACTCAGTGGTAGTCAGCGGCGCTGTGCTTATTCTCCTGTAACTTAATGACAACAGGACAGTGAGATGTTTCTGTAACCAGCAGTCAAATGAACGCGACATGTAAACAGGCTACATCGTCAGGACACAACAGTTCAGCAGGTCGCTGTCAAAGGTTTCAAATTTACTTTCCTAAAATCAGCCAATTATCAGACCTAATGACAAACTAGCTCATAGCTGGCAATAAAACGTATAACAAGTATAATATCCGCTATATTCGCTACACTTATCAGCCTTACTTGAAACCAGCCGCCATGATGTTTTGATTTACCACGTGGGTTTGGTCTACGTACTACGGTAGCCGGTAAGAGGACGCACGACAGGAAGCGAATGCGATACGACGGTTACAACCCTTCATTGTAAATGATATCAGGCAGTATAAACATTCATTTAAGAGTTATATTGTGTGTGACTATTtgattaaaaattattttgtaCTAATTGTATTCTACTGCCTTCACACGAACAGATGATGTGACtgtaatgcaaataaaacacaagacatATTTGTCTTTTATGGATTCATGTGGAACATGTGTTTGACATGATGTGTGGAGCTAAGATTCAACTACAGAAAAGAGATGCATTATTCTCATtcttattaattttattatcattaaatcAGGCTTTGTATGTCTGCttattgtctgtttgtttattgtctgtttgattgtttgattgtttgttgtttgtttgttttacccaTAATTATCTTAAAGAAAACGCAGAATATACGAgacacaaaaatgaatgaaataagaAAGTAATTATAACTATTTCTAAAGTAATCATTTCTATTAGTATTAGTATAGTAATAATATAGTATTACTACTATTAACAATACTGTATAcaaataacatatatatatcatttttcaagttttaACAAGTTGTCTCACTTAATTAtactttattaaaataaaattaaacacatttccaaCCTCTCTTTTACTGGTTATGAACTGATCATTGAGTTGTTCCTGTTATTACCACCCCCGTCCACTAGAGGGCGCGGTGCGCACTGCAGCCCGTCGCAGCGCCGCTCGGTGCTCTCTTGCCTCAAACTGATGATGTGTCGAGAAGAAGGTTGTCACTTCCGCGTCGGAGTTGTGTTCAGTTGTGATTGGAAGTTAATGGACAGGGCTCTTGTTTAGTGCCTCCACCTTTGAAACAGTCTGACAAGCttgtattttcttgtttatcCTGGGAAGTCTGAGGACCGGCGACAAGACACGAAGCAAAGCCAGGAGAGAGCTAGCTAGCTTTGTAGCTAGTCACTGGACCGGTGGTCTGTCAGTGGCTGCAGGGTAACTCATGGGAAATGGATTTCCTCTGTGAAATAGTTCAAGGTTTGGTGGCACTGGCAGCTCTTGGTTTCATTGTGGTAAGTAGTTATAATATGGAgtctgctgttgtttgttttagcaAGTGTTTGATATCTGTAATGTGAAGCAAAAGCTGTCAAAATGTCCAGATTTTTTTCACCCCCTGCTGGATCAGTGACTGGATTAtctttttctggtttctgttgCCATATAAGAAGTCCTCCAGCAATGTATTATGCTTTGGCTAGTTGTGAACTTTTTAGATTCTTACTTATATTGTACCTTCCCCAGAATTTAAGCTACTTCCTTATCATTCTGGGCTCAAAATGTGTTGTTAATACAGTGGAAGTCATCACTGAAATGCTTCAAAACAGCAGCAAGTGTCAGCCTAGAGGTGGGAAACCAAACTCTCCAAAGTATATAAGTCTAGCTCAGTTTTGATCtagtaaaaaaaagagacatttgatTTGATATGTTTCTTTaccacaacaacaaatacataaCACAGTtgtccaaaaaagaaaagatgaaaaactaAATTCAGAAACACTGATTCAATCCAACATAATACTCAGAACTGCAAAGTCAACAAATAGAAATCAAATGAAgtcaaacaaaatgttaaaatcttgTAACAAAAGGAAGGTGTAAGGCTTAAAATTGAAGCACAACACaggataaaaacactgaaagacTTTCTTAGCCAGAATCGAATCACGTTCTAGCATACATATCTAGTTAAAGTAGGTATAACAAACCATACATGTTCTAAAGTATAAAATAAATGGTGTAAATGCACCTGATCGCAACAGTAACAAGGGTCCCATTCTCATATTTCTCCCTTTTTCAGGTGCTCATAATAGCGCATGTCACTGCCGGCATGGTGAACCTGACACGCCACGAGAAGGAGAAATACTTCCTCACCGCCACAGGAGAGAAGGAGCTCTTCCCCAGCCTGCATGATCCTCACTCCAGGGAGCTCTCTGTGGTGATCCCGGCCTATAACGAGGAGCTCCGAAGTGAGTTGGAAGGGGGATACAGCAAGACTTCTGTCAGGAATGTGATTTGACCTGTTGATGTCCCATCAGAGCTCAGATCTGCTTGATTGCACAGCAGCCTGTAAAAGCTATGTTAACCCATTTGGGAAATTGTTATGTAACTGCATCACACTGCATATCCACAGGATGCATGTTGAATGTTTATAGGGTACATCACAACTCTGTGTTTTAAGGGCCTAATTCTTATTCGCTGCTACAAAATTCCTCCAGCTTAAAACCAGAAAACTTGACTCTGTGTTAAGTGACGAATTGGCACCATTAATTGACTAGAAAAGCATTCTGTTAACTTCAGGTTGGTTTAAATCCCACAGGTTATAAttgtttaattgtgtgtgtgactgtgtttcatTACAGTGCCTGTGATGTTGGATGAAGCTATGGAGTACTTGGAAAACAGACAGGTAAGTGCTTAAATTAGATTTTAGTCAGAACTTTGTTGTAGTTTGATAAAAGGGACACAATTACAAGAgtcttgtgtttcctgtttctctcaTGTCTAAGTCAGTTATTCTCAAAAAGGCCAATAGGTGGCAGCATTCAACTTAAAAAGTTCCTGTTGTAAAGCAGTTCCTCATGTTGTTCCTCATGTTTCCTCCCTGCAGAAACAGCATCCTTCTTTTACCTATGAGGTCATTGTGGTTGACGATGGCAGCAAAGACAAAACCACAGAGGTGATCTATTAAAATTTTTGGTAACACTTAAGATTAgggaacacatattaaccatgaaCTAGTTTCTTATTAGCTTATTCTTATTAAGTGGTTTACAACAACTCCCTAACTCACTATCAATAAGCAGTGATTAGGAAGTTAATGAGGGAAAACTCTCACAGTAGTTAATGGCCTAGTAGTTGCAGAATATGATCATGCAGAATAAGGCATTAGTAAGTGGTTTATAATGGCAAAAAACAGCCAATATGCTactaatatgcatgctaataagAAATTAGttcatggttaatatgtgttcccTAATCTAAAGTGTTTTGTTGGGAACATCTTGcaaacttttcagttttttcttacaaaacatttcaaagcaaTACCAACAGAGATTTGTCGTGATGTCCTTCCAGGTTGCTATGCGGTACAGTCGGAAGTACGGTGCAGATAAACTCCGGGTCCTAAAGCTAGTGAAGAACAGAGGGAAAGGAGGAGCTGTGCGGATGGTGAGATGATCGATGAGAAATTACAGTATGTCTGATTACAGCATATTTTGTGATTTAacatttggttttttttgtcgCAATTAAAGGGAACTATGAGCTCCAGAGGGAAAGTCATCCTGATGGCAGATGCCGATGGAGCCACAAAGTTTGCTGATATTGACAAAGTGGAGGCTGGACTCAATGACCTCAACCCTAAACCGGTGTGATGCTGTtcactttttctgtttcacataTGTGTATCAAGAAAAGGTTGTTACTGTAGTGAGTGGCACATCCTAAAAGATCCTGTCTGTACATTTAGGAGAACATGGCAATCTCCTGTGGTTCCAGAGCTCACCTGGAGCAAGAGTCTGTAGCTGAGgtaaatgtttctttcttttgtgttttgtctgcgTGAAGACCAGATTATTGTATACCATGACTGTGTAACCACTAAATAACCACTGTCATGTCTCTGCCACAGCGATCTATGTTTCGCACATTCCTCATGTATGGCTTTCACTTCCTGGTGTGGTTCTTTTGCGTGAGAGGGATCAAGGACACGCAGTGTGGCTTCAAGCTTTTCACACGAGAGGCTGCGCTCAAGACCTTCTCCTGTCTGCATGTAGAGCGATGGTAAGTCCTCGCACTCCAACATGGACACCTG
It contains:
- the alg5 gene encoding dolichyl-phosphate beta-glucosyltransferase, coding for MDFLCEIVQGLVALAALGFIVVLIIAHVTAGMVNLTRHEKEKYFLTATGEKELFPSLHDPHSRELSVVIPAYNEELRMPVMLDEAMEYLENRQKQHPSFTYEVIVVDDGSKDKTTEVAMRYSRKYGADKLRVLKLVKNRGKGGAVRMGTMSSRGKVILMADADGATKFADIDKVEAGLNDLNPKPENMAISCGSRAHLEQESVAERSMFRTFLMYGFHFLVWFFCVRGIKDTQCGFKLFTREAALKTFSCLHVERWAFDVELLYIAQCFKIPIAEVAVNWTEIEGSKLVPFWSWLQMGRDLVFIRMRYLTGAWRLQSSNKTD